One Qipengyuania aurantiaca genomic region harbors:
- a CDS encoding PEGA domain-containing protein: protein MNKFIAAFAAVSAIGLSGCATVVNGPNLDYVVDTTPDGAAVTFLDGRTCVTPCELVMPRKDSSRVDIVREGYEPTYVLLWSKSGASTFGNILLGGGIGAAVDAGNGSNRFLSPRPLIVRLAPLGSGEEAVLLDKKGEVIMTVAEHNAEAYEKVAKQIGDAAGEAPGTVTAEAEAEEVAVEEAAEEAATN, encoded by the coding sequence ATGAACAAGTTTATTGCCGCTTTCGCGGCTGTTTCCGCTATCGGCCTTTCGGGTTGCGCCACCGTCGTCAACGGCCCGAACCTCGACTATGTCGTCGACACTACGCCCGATGGTGCCGCAGTAACTTTCCTCGACGGCCGCACCTGCGTCACGCCGTGCGAACTGGTCATGCCGCGCAAGGATTCGAGCCGCGTCGACATCGTTCGCGAAGGCTATGAGCCGACCTACGTCCTGCTCTGGAGCAAGTCGGGTGCTTCGACCTTCGGCAACATCCTGCTGGGCGGCGGCATCGGCGCCGCCGTCGATGCCGGCAATGGCTCGAACCGCTTCCTCTCGCCGCGTCCGCTGATCGTGCGCCTCGCGCCGCTCGGTTCGGGCGAAGAAGCCGTCCTGCTCGACAAGAAGGGCGAAGTCATCATGACCGTGGCCGAGCACAACGCCGAAGCTTACGAAAAGGTCGCCAAGCAGATCGGCGATGCGGCTGGCGAAGCTCCGGGCACCGTGACCGCCGAAGCGGAAGCCGAAGAAGTGGCTGTCGAAGAAGCCGCAGAAGAAGCTGCCACCAACTAA
- a CDS encoding HNH endonuclease: protein MFRAELLERAARFRSAEDDPTRNLQSCPSLVLNADYTPLSYYPLSLWPWQTAIKAIFLDRVDVIATYDREVHSPNLDMKIPSVIALKQYVRPSEFPAFTRFNLFLRDRFACQFCGDQSNLTFDHVVPRRLGGKTTWENIATACAPCNMKKGGRTPKQAGMQLYAEPIRPTHWQLQQHGKQFPPNYLHETWRDWLYWDIELEE from the coding sequence GTGTTCAGGGCCGAACTGCTTGAGAGAGCCGCACGGTTTCGCAGCGCCGAGGACGATCCGACGCGCAATCTGCAGAGCTGCCCCAGCCTGGTGCTGAACGCGGACTACACCCCACTGTCCTATTACCCGCTGAGCCTGTGGCCCTGGCAGACCGCGATCAAGGCGATCTTCCTCGACCGGGTGGACGTGATCGCGACCTACGATCGCGAGGTCCATTCGCCCAATCTCGACATGAAGATCCCCAGCGTGATCGCGCTAAAGCAATATGTGCGCCCGAGCGAATTTCCGGCCTTCACGCGCTTCAACCTGTTCCTGCGCGACCGCTTCGCCTGCCAGTTCTGCGGCGACCAGAGCAATCTGACCTTCGACCATGTCGTGCCCCGCCGACTGGGCGGCAAGACAACCTGGGAGAACATCGCCACCGCCTGCGCGCCCTGCAACATGAAGAAGGGCGGCCGCACACCGAAGCAGGCGGGTATGCAGCTTTACGCCGAGCCGATCCGCCCCACGCACTGGCAGTTGCAGCAGCACGGCAAGCAGTTCCCGCCCAATTACTTGCACGAAACCTGGCGCGACTGGCTCTATTGGGACATCGAGCTGGAGGAATAG
- the kynB gene encoding arylformamidase, which yields MSSWKSSRRIWDISQVLRPGLPVWPGDTEFAFERTWRMDEGSPVNVGRMTMSTHSGTHADAPLHYAEDGLDAAGMELDPYIGTCLVVDARGVSGEVDVADLPHIESVDRVLFRTWDAFPHEQWRSDWLPIAAETVEWLALQGVKLIGTDAPSVDPQESKTMDAHHAVLKHDMRILEGLVLDDVAEGRYELIALPLKVGGGDAGLCRAILRELLDA from the coding sequence GTGAGCAGCTGGAAAAGCAGCCGCCGGATCTGGGACATCAGCCAGGTCCTGCGTCCGGGCTTGCCCGTATGGCCGGGCGATACCGAATTCGCGTTCGAGCGGACATGGCGGATGGACGAAGGCTCGCCGGTCAACGTCGGCCGCATGACCATGAGCACGCATTCCGGCACCCATGCCGATGCACCGCTGCATTATGCCGAAGACGGGCTGGACGCCGCCGGAATGGAGCTCGATCCCTATATCGGGACCTGTCTCGTGGTCGATGCGCGCGGCGTGTCGGGCGAGGTCGATGTCGCCGACCTCCCACATATCGAGAGCGTCGACCGCGTCCTTTTCCGCACCTGGGATGCCTTCCCGCACGAGCAATGGCGCAGCGACTGGCTGCCGATTGCCGCCGAGACGGTGGAGTGGCTGGCGCTGCAGGGCGTGAAGCTGATCGGCACCGACGCGCCGAGCGTCGACCCGCAGGAGAGCAAGACGATGGACGCGCATCACGCGGTGCTCAAACACGATATGCGCATTCTCGAAGGGCTGGTCCTCGATGACGTGGCGGAAGGGCGCTACGAACTCATCGCCCTGCCATTGAAGGTTGGCGGCGGCGACGCGGGGCTGTGCCGCGCGATCCTGCGGGAGCTGCTCGATGCTTGA
- the kynU gene encoding kynureninase: MLDRAQVLDAGDPLAVYRERFDLPEGMIYLDGNSLGCLPKATAGRLEEVLREEWGRDLIRSWNTAGWIDLPAKVGGKIAPLIGAQPHEVIVADSVSVNLFKLISAALALQSKSGRPGRKVVLSEPGNFPTDIYMIQGLESQGLATRRLAAREQLLAALDEDVALLLLTHAHYKTGELFDMVELTRAAHAAGALVLWDLSHSGGALPVDLNGCEADFAVGCGYKYLNGGPGAPAYAFVAERHLEAAQQPLSGWMGHAAPFAFSDDYTPAPGIERLLCGTPGILGLSALEVGVDLIAEIGVENLYAKSQKLSEFFRQCLAERGLDLELVSPTDPAQRGSQLSFRHEEAYAICQALIARGVIGDFRDPDILRFGFAPAYLRFADMAEAARHLAEVIESGEYRDAAFQERAAVT; this comes from the coding sequence ATGCTTGACCGCGCGCAGGTGCTCGATGCGGGCGATCCGCTGGCGGTTTATCGCGAGCGCTTCGACCTGCCCGAGGGCATGATCTATCTCGACGGCAATTCGCTCGGCTGCCTGCCCAAGGCGACGGCCGGACGGCTGGAGGAAGTGTTGCGCGAGGAATGGGGCCGCGATCTCATCCGTAGCTGGAACACGGCGGGCTGGATCGACCTTCCCGCCAAGGTGGGGGGCAAGATCGCTCCGCTTATCGGCGCACAGCCGCATGAGGTGATCGTCGCCGACAGCGTTTCGGTGAACCTGTTCAAGCTCATTTCCGCCGCGCTCGCCCTTCAATCTAAAAGCGGGCGTCCCGGCCGCAAGGTCGTGCTGAGCGAGCCGGGCAATTTTCCGACCGATATCTACATGATCCAGGGGCTCGAAAGCCAAGGGCTTGCGACCCGGCGGCTGGCCGCGCGCGAGCAACTTCTTGCGGCGCTCGATGAGGACGTGGCGCTGCTGCTGCTCACCCATGCGCACTACAAGACCGGCGAACTTTTCGATATGGTTGAGCTCACCCGGGCCGCCCATGCAGCCGGCGCTCTGGTGCTGTGGGACCTCTCGCATTCAGGCGGCGCGCTGCCGGTGGACCTCAACGGTTGCGAGGCCGATTTCGCGGTCGGCTGCGGCTACAAGTACCTGAACGGAGGTCCCGGAGCGCCCGCTTACGCCTTTGTCGCAGAACGGCACCTAGAGGCCGCACAGCAACCCCTCAGCGGCTGGATGGGCCACGCAGCGCCCTTCGCCTTCAGCGACGATTACACGCCCGCGCCCGGCATCGAACGCCTGCTCTGCGGCACGCCCGGAATCCTCGGCCTGTCCGCGCTGGAGGTCGGCGTTGACCTCATCGCCGAGATCGGCGTCGAAAACCTTTACGCCAAGTCGCAGAAGCTGTCCGAATTTTTCCGCCAGTGCCTTGCCGAACGGGGCCTGGATCTCGAACTCGTCAGCCCGACCGACCCGGCGCAGCGGGGCAGCCAGCTGTCCTTCCGCCACGAGGAGGCCTACGCGATCTGCCAGGCTCTCATCGCGCGCGGCGTGATCGGCGACTTCCGCGATCCCGACATCCTTCGCTTCGGCTTTGCGCCCGCCTATTTGCGTTTCGCCGACATGGCGGAAGCCGCGCGGCATCTCGCCGAGGTCATCGAGAGCGGCGAATATCGGGACGCCGCCTTCCAGGAACGCGCCGCCGTTACCTGA
- a CDS encoding DUF4112 domain-containing protein, with product MEDNRLTPIEPENPRQEGFGPQRQTGPLRFDFPTGNDPQSVRRRIEAMEMILERSMVLPGTNYRIGLDTIVGLVPVIGDIITAAMGSYLVWEARNLGLPKWKLWHMMGRIGLDTAVGSVPVVGDAFDIVYRSNSRNLKTVKKHLDKHHPETKVIDQ from the coding sequence ATGGAAGACAATCGCCTCACGCCGATAGAGCCGGAAAATCCGCGACAGGAGGGTTTCGGACCGCAGCGCCAGACCGGCCCGCTGCGCTTCGATTTTCCTACCGGGAATGACCCGCAATCGGTCCGCCGCCGGATCGAAGCGATGGAAATGATCCTCGAGCGCAGCATGGTCCTTCCCGGCACGAATTATCGCATCGGTCTGGACACCATAGTCGGCCTCGTGCCGGTCATCGGCGATATCATCACGGCAGCCATGGGCAGCTATCTCGTCTGGGAAGCGCGCAATCTCGGCCTGCCGAAGTGGAAGCTGTGGCACATGATGGGGCGCATCGGGCTCGATACGGCGGTCGGCTCGGTGCCGGTGGTCGGCGATGCCTTCGACATCGTCTACCGCTCAAACAGCCGGAACCTGAAGACGGTCAAGAAGCACCTCGACAAGCATCACCCCGAAACGAAGGTCATCGACCAGTAG
- a CDS encoding tryptophan 2,3-dioxygenase, which translates to MASDVTYSSYLDLDRILSAQHPASDAHDEMLFIIVHQASELWLKLCLHELFEARECIQADRLRPSFKMLARVARAQGQLIQSWDVLSTMTPHDYSTIRPFLGGSSGFQSAQYRMMEFLLGGRNPDMITMHEATPEVAEALRDELTRKSIYAEAIALLERRGFAIPEEVLERDHGATWEHSPEVEAAWAEVYRDPKEYWDLYELAEKLVDLEYHFQRWRFGHLKTVERIIGFKKGTGGTPGVPYLAGVLKAAFFPELLSVRTAL; encoded by the coding sequence ATGGCATCCGACGTTACCTATTCGAGCTATCTCGACCTCGACCGTATCCTCTCGGCGCAGCATCCGGCCAGCGATGCGCATGACGAGATGCTCTTCATCATCGTCCATCAGGCGAGCGAGCTTTGGCTCAAGCTGTGCCTGCACGAATTGTTCGAAGCGCGGGAATGCATACAGGCGGACAGGCTGCGCCCTTCTTTCAAGATGCTCGCCCGGGTGGCGCGTGCGCAGGGTCAGCTAATTCAGAGCTGGGACGTGCTCAGCACGATGACGCCGCATGATTACTCCACGATCCGCCCGTTTCTCGGCGGGTCGAGCGGGTTCCAGAGTGCGCAATACCGGATGATGGAATTCCTCCTCGGCGGACGCAATCCCGACATGATCACCATGCATGAGGCGACTCCCGAGGTCGCCGAAGCCCTGCGCGACGAACTCACCCGCAAGAGCATCTACGCCGAGGCGATCGCGCTGCTCGAACGGCGCGGTTTTGCGATCCCAGAGGAAGTGCTGGAACGCGACCATGGAGCGACATGGGAGCATTCGCCCGAGGTCGAGGCCGCATGGGCCGAGGTCTACCGCGACCCGAAGGAGTATTGGGACCTTTACGAACTCGCCGAAAAGCTGGTCGACCTCGAATACCATTTCCAGCGCTGGCGCTTCGGGCATCTGAAGACGGTCGAACGGATCATCGGCTTCAAGAAGGGCACCGGCGGCACGCCGGGCGTGCCCTATCTCGCGGGCGTGCTCAAAGCCGCTTTCTTCCCCGAATTGCTGAGCGTGAGGACGGCGCTGTGA